CGACCTGGTATTCTTTAAAACCGGTTCGGGTGAAAGCGGTCTGCATGTTGGCATATATGATACCGACAACCAGTTTATCCATGCCTCGACCAGTCGCGGTGTGATGCGGTCTTCCTTAGATAACGTTTACTGGCGCAAAAACTTCTGGCAGGCCCGGCGTATTTAGTCATCTTCATTTCTTTCTTGAGCGCGATTTAGGTTAAGTCGCGCTTATTTTGACGCTATGGGGTTTGCGATACATTAAGTAACATTTATTTATTCTGTAACTGTCTGTTTTCACTGATACTGGATATTATCAGATATCCAGGATAAGATTATTTTTAGATTGAGGGATAAATCTAAAAAAATAAAAGGACCGAATGAAATTAATCCTAATAAAATCAATAAAGTTGAATTGTTTTAGCCATTGCGCCAGGATGCAAGAAATCCTCTTTAACGCGGGGCCGGCGCTATGATTGTCACCCTGAATAATCCTTATCAGTCTGAACTGTTATTACTTCCAGCGCGTAATTTAGCGGGAGAGCTACAAGGGTTAGAAGTTTTAACTAACTTCGTTGGTGTGGGGGCTGACGTGCGCATTCCCACCGAGCTGGTGGCGCCGCATCTCACAGCAGAAGAAGAGTTAATCCTGTTTCAGGAAAAACTCGCTCTGATCGATTCCTGCAAACTTTTTTTTGTTCAGCGCCAGCTTATTGCATGGATAAATATTACGCCTGTCATTGGTGAGTTTCTTTTAACTGACAGAAATGCGGCGTCAATATTAGATCGTTACCCGTTTATTGAGTTCACTGTTAATGAGAATTATCCCGGTTTAAATAACGGTAAGGATGATCTCATGCTGGCGAGAATGGCGATCCATTTCCCAATGGTGCTGGCAGACTACGGTGCCGGCGCGGCGTCGAATAAAGCTGTTTTTGACGGTTTGTTTACCCGGATTGTGTTCGATAAAGGTTTTATCCAGCAGCGAGTCGTCGAGTTTTCTTTCGAGCCTTTTATGCGCGCAATTCTCGCGCAAATCTCACCATATTGCCTGTCGGTTATGGTGGCAGGCGTAGATGATGAAGACATTTTGCGCCGGATGCTGCCCTTCAGCTTTAGCGCCATGCAGGGCAACCTGTGGGCCGCTGTCACCGCCGAGCAAGTAACTACGCTGGTTCAGCGATAACCCTGGTATTCGCCCGTGTTTAAGCATGGGTAAACCCTCTACACTAAGGACAGGAGGACCTATGACCCTGTCTTTTACTGCTCACTGGCACGATGAACTGCCGGGCTTTTACACCGCACTCAACCCGACACCGCTGACCAATGCCCGTTTGATTTGGCATAACGCGAGTCTGGCAAACGATTTAGGCGTTCCGTCGTCACTCTTCCAGCCAGCCTTTGGCGCTGGGGTCTGGGGCGGCGAAACGCTGCTTCCCGGAATGAAGCCACTGGCGCAGGTCTACAGCGGCCACCAGTTTGGCGTCTGGGCCGGACAGCTCGGTGATGGGCGTGGCATTCTGCTCGGGGAACAACAACTTGCGAATGGGCAAACCGTTGACTGGCACCTGAAAGGTGCTGGTTTAACGCCGTACTCCCGCATGGGTGACGGACGCGCGGTGCTGCGCTCAACAATCCGTGAAAGTCTGGCCTCAGAAGCGATGCACGCCCTGGGTATCCCCACGACGCGCGCGTTATCGATTGTGACCAGCGATACCCAGATTGCCCGCGAAACCTATGAGCCGGGCGCGATGCTGATGCGTATCGCCCAAAGCCACGTGCGTTTTGGTCACTTCGAGCACTTCTACTATCGTCGCGAACCGGAAAAAGTGCGCCAGCTGGCCGATTTTGTTATCCGCCACCACTGGCCGCAGTGGGCCGACGATGCGGATAAATACGTCCTGTGGTTCCGTGATGTTGTGACACGCACCGCCTCGCTGATGGCCTGCTGGCAAACCGTCGGGTTCGCTCACGGGGTCATGAACACGGACAACATGTCCATTTTGGGGCTGACGATGGACTACGGTCCGTACGGTTTTCTCGATGACTATCAGCCGGACTTAATCTGTAATCATTCGGATCACCAGGGGCGTTACAGCTTTGAAAACCAGCCGGCGGTTGGGCTGTGGAATTTACAGCGTCTTGCTCAATCGCTCTCGCCGTTTATCGACGTTGACGCCCTGAACGATGCGCTGGATCTGTATCAGGACGTACTGCTGCAGGAATACGGCAAGCTGATGCGCCGCAAGCTCGGGCTGGTGACGCAAGAGAAAGGCGATAACGATATTCTGAATGCGCTGTTTGCACTGATGGCCCGTGAAGGTAGCGACTACACCCGCACCTTCCGCATGCTGAGTCAGACGGAACAGCACAGTGCCGCCTCGCCACTGCGCGATGAGTTTATCGACAGAGCGGCATTTGACAGCTGGTTCGTCACTTACCGCGAGCGTTTGCAGAGGGAAACAGTTCAGGATGACGCTCGTCAGGCGCAAATGAAAGCTGTTAACCCGGCGATGGTTCTGCGCAACTGGCTGGCGCAACGCGCAATTGAACAGGCAGAGCAGGGGGATTATGCAGAATTGCATCGTCTGCATGAAGCCTTGAGCACACCGTTTGCCGATCGCAGCGATGATTATGCCAGCCGCCCACCAGACTGGGGCAAGCGGCTGGAAGTGAGTTGTTCAAGCTAAGGGGCGAGAAACACCTGCGGAGTGGCATGCGCCGGATGCTGGCCAACGTGCACCTGAGCGCCATACCAGCGGGCCAAATCGTCGGCCCGCAGCACGCTTTCCGGCGAACCCTGTGACACAATTTGTCCTTCGTGCAATAACACAATTCGGTCTGCCCACAGGGCGGCCAGATTGAGATCGTGAAGGACAACGCAAACGTGAAGATTTCCCTGCACGGTTAAGGATTTCATCAGCCGCAGCAAATGCTGCTGGTGGTAAAGATCCAGTGCCGACGTCGGTTCATCGAGAAACAGCCAGCCGCGCGGTGCGCCGTCACACCACAGCTGCGCCAGCGCGCGGGCAAGCTGAACGCGCTGTTGTTCACCGCCCGACAGAGCCGCATATTTCCTTCCCGCCAGCGGCAGACAGCCGGTCAGCTGCATCACCTGATGGATGACAGACGCTTCCGGCTGCTGAGTCCAGGGCGCGCGTCCCATGCCGATCACCGCTTCAATCGGCCAGTCGAATCCCAGCTGAGTTTGCTGGCGCATGACCGCGCGATGACGGGACAGCGTCTGCGTGCTCCAGGCCTCCAGCGCTTTTCCACCCAGCATAATGTGCCCGGAGCCAGGTTTAAGAAAACCGGTCAGCAGGCGCAGTAACGTTGATTTCCCTGCGCCGTTAGGCCCGATCAGCGCCACCAGTTCGCCCTGTTCCAGCGAGAGCGAGACATCGCGGATCACGGTTTTGTCTGCCGTACCGTAGGTCAGTCTTTGTGCGTTAAAGTGTTCAGACATGCTGCCCTCCGCGACGGAAAATGAGCCACAGGAACCACGGCGCACCAAGCAGACTGGTCAGCAAGCCAACCGGCATTTCCGCCGGGGAAACCACCGTTCGGGCGATAGTGTCGGCAATCAGCAGTAAAAAGGCACCCGACAGAACCGAGCCAGGGAGCACCGCGCGGTGGTCCGAACCCAGCCACATGCGCATCAGGTGCGGAACCACCAGACCGATAAAGCCAATCACGCCGCTCACGGCAACCGCCGAGGCGACCAGCAGCGCGCTGCAAAGCAGTAAAATACGCTGCACGATGCGAACATCGACGCCCAGGTAGTGCGCTTCTTCATCGCCGAGTTGCAGCAGATTCAGTGCGCTCGCCAGCCGCCAGATAATGAGCACCGTCGGAATCATTAGCGAGGTCGCGGCCAGCAGCGTCGACCACTGAGCTGCTCCCAGACTGCCCATACCCCACAGCGAGAGTTGACGCAGCTGGGCATCATTACTCACCCACGACAGCACGCCCACCGCCGCACCGCAAAGTGCGTTAATGGCTATGCCGACCAACAGTAGTCGCGACAGAGAGCTGTCACGCTGCTGGCTGAGCAGGAAAATCACCAGTGTCGCCGCCAGTGCGCCAATAAACGCTGCCAGCATCGGGGCATAAAGCATCAGCAGGGCAGGCAGGGTAATAGGCAATACCACCCACAGCGCCACGGCGCAGGCGGCACCGCTACTGATCCCCAGCAGTCCAGGATCGGCAAGCGGATTACGAAACAGGCCCTGCATCACACAGCCCGCCAGCGCCAGCGACCCACCAATCACCAGCGCCAGCAGCACGCGCGGCAGGCGAATGGTAAACCAGATCTGGCGCAGCGCGTCGTCGGAGTCATTCCACAGCAGATTGACCGGAAGGCGCAACGCGCCAAAACCGGTCGCCAGCAGCGTCATCAGCGCCAGCGTTAAGGCCAGCGTCCACAGAGAGAACGTGATCCGCCGGGGCATCAGGGCAGTTGCTCCGCTTTGTCGCGCAATTGCTGAATCGCCTGCGGCGTGCGCACGCTAAAACCGAGCAGCGCCATATCGTCAATCTGCAATACCTGCTTATTCTTACCCGCAGGCGTTTGCGCCAGACCTGGCAGCTTCCACAGATTCTCTTCCCCGCCCATCGCTTTTACGCCGTCCTGCGAAATCACCACCAGATCGGGCTGGCTGGCAATCACGCCTTCCTGCGAAAGCGCCTGATATCGGGAAAAACCCTGCATCGCGTTTTGCAAACCGGCGGCGCTGATCGCCGCATCCGCTCCGGTTTTCTGCCCGGCCGCCATAGCGCTCATTCCGCCGTGGTTGAGGATGAACAGTACCCGTTTATTAAGCGGAGTTGAGGGCAGTGCCGCCAGCGCCTCACGCACGCTTTTGCGCAACGCTTCGCCTTGCTCAACGCGATGAGTCGCCTCGGCGATAACGCGGATCTTCTCGTCAATGACGCTCAGATCGTTGCTACCCGGCACGCTCAGTACTTTAACTTTGCTCTGCTCGACCTGTTTGAGTACCAGCGACGGCTGCGCCTGTACGCTCGCCAGCACCAGCGTCGGGCGCATCGCCAGAATGCCCTCGGCATTGAGCTGACGCAAATAGCCGACATCTGGCAGGGCAGTCGCCTGCTTTGGCCACAGGCTGGTGCTGTCGCGGGCGACGAGAGAAGACTCCGCGCCCAGGGCATAGACAATCTCCGTCACATCACCGCCGAGAGAAACGATCTTCTCCTGGGTCGCGGCAAAGGCCGTCAGCGGCAGCGCGACAATCAGGGCAAGCAGTTTTCTCATGCGGCCAGCCCTTTTGGCGTCAGGGCGTCGATCTGCGCGCGCCACTGAGTCTGTTCCGGCTGGCCTTCGGTGCGCTGGCCGTACAGCTGCGCGATCTGTGTGCCGTCCGCGGCAAACAGCTCAAGGCTGGTCACATGGCCGTCGGCGGTCGGTTTACGCGTCACCCAGGTCTCAGCGATAGTCTCTTCCAGCAAATGCAGGGTAAAGGTCGGGTTGAAAATGTTCAGCCAGCCTTTCATTGGCACCAGTTTTTTCACCGCACCGGTGAAGATCTGCACGCAGCCTCGGTTGCCGACGAAGACCATGATCTCGTTGCCATCCTGACGTGCGGTTTCCAGCAGCTGCGCCAGGGCGCTGTTGTCCACTTTGCAGGCCAGATCGTCACCCACCAGGCGGAACGCCTGTTGACGGCTCAAATTGTGGCGTTTCAGCAGGCTGAAGAACTGATGCACGTCGGTCATCGCACGCCATTCGCTATCCACGGTTTTACCGTCAACGTCAGAGGAGTGAACCACGGCTTCGGCGGCTTTCAGCTCCAGCGGCGGATTATCGGCAAAGATAAAGCGTGTCAGGACATCACCCCACGCGGAGACGTCGGTATTGTCGGTGGTGTAAACTTTCAGCAGCGCATCACCCTGATGGTCAAAGAATTGAATGCTCTGACGCTCACCGCGCGCGGTGGCTTCGCTGATGTGGAACACGCTGGCCCACTGGTTCAGGAACAGGCGCAAATCCAGCGCGCCGGGGTTCAATACCAGCCCGGCGTGGCCGTTCAGGTGTTGGTTAGTAAAGGCACCGACCTGCTCATGCACCGCGTATTCGTTGCGACAGATGCACTTGGTTTCGCCGACCGCTTCCAGAGCGGTGAGGATCTCACGGATTTCCCCGTGCAGACGCCAGGCGTCATGCCCCACGCGTGCGGAGGTCAGTTCGGCTTCGCTGATGTTCATCATGGCGGCGATGTCACGCGCGTATTTGCCAGGGTTTTGTTCTTTTAGCTCATTCCAGCGTGTGTAGTGATTCATTGTCTCTTCCTTCCAGATAAGCGCCCCGGCGAGCCGGGGCAAGGTGATTACCACTGATAACTGACGAAAATCTTGCCGTTGCGTCCATCCTGCGGGATGCCCTGCGGGGACCAGTACTCTTTGTCAAAGGCGTTGCCGAGCACCAGGGTGGTAGTGACGCCTTTCAGCTGTTCCTGGCCCTGATAGCTGACGTAGAAATCATTCACTGCGTAGCCCGGCTGCTTGCTGTAGCTGCTGCTGATGTGGGTCGAACGATCGACGAAGGTGCCAATCCAGCCCACGGAGAAGCCGCTTTGCGCCACCGGAACGTTCAGTTTGCTGGTCACGGTGTCCGGGTTGATGCTGGAGATGTACTCCCCGGTGTCGGTGTCTTTGCCACGCGTGCGGTTGTAGGCCATATCCAGGCTGAACAGGTCAGCGGAGTATTTCGCCATCACGTCCCAGCCCCAAATTTTGGCATTCGGTACGTTATAGGACATGGTCGTCGCGGCGGCAAAGTCGACGGTGGTGGAAATGTAATCTTTCGCTTTGGTGTCGAAGTAGCTGGCTTTGAACTCCAGCTCGTCGTTGGCAAGCATCAAATCGTCAAAGCGCAGACCAAAGCCGTACTCCTGCGTTTCGTTGGTTTCCGGACGCAGATTCGGGTTTGGCACCCAGTAGTTAGTGTAGAAATTGCCGATGGAGAAGTGTTTGGAATCGTTATACATCTCGCCCATCGTTGGCGCACGGAACGCCTGCGCATAGGAACCGAACAGCATCAGCCAGTCGGCTGGCGTTACGGTCAGGCCCGCGCGGGAGGACCATTTGTCCGCATCCACATCTTCGTATCCGTCGCTGCTGCCACGGTAGTTGTCATAGCGCGTGCCGCCCAAAAGGGTGATCGGCAGGTCGCGCAGGGTGATTTCGTCCTGCAGCCAGCCGGAGCTGAAATCGATTTTGGCGTCCGGGAATCCGGTGGTGGAGCCGCCCGGATTTTGCTCCTGACGATAATATTCACCGCCGTAGGTCAGCAGATGAGAGGCAAAGGAGTCGGTGAACAGGCGCGTGCGGTTCTCCACTTTCCCGCCTTTGGTGGTCTGCTTGCGGAACTCGGCGGTGCGGTCGACGTTCTGGGCGTTAATACGCGCTTCGGACCAGTACAGCTTAGTACTGGCGTTCAGCCAGTCATTACCTTCCGGCGCAATGTTGTAAGAGAGTTGTGCATCGCGCTGGATGGTAGAACGATCTGTCATCGGGTTGCTGCTGTCGGTCGCATCAATGGTTTGCGGGTTTTTCGGTTCCTGTGCGGCGTTGTTGTAATAGCGCAGGGAACCGCCCAGGGTCTGAGCGCTGTCGATTTTCCAGCTGCCTTTCGCCAGCATGTTGTTGATGGATTCGTCGTTAGGCGCGGTGGTGCCGTCGCTCTGGCGCAAATCCCCGCGATCGCGGCTGGACCAGGCCACGACGCCGTCCAGGGTATCGGTGCGACCAAACGCGCTCGCGCCCATGCCAATGCTGTGATCGCCGGTCGCGCCGGTGCCGAACACGCGGAAGCCGCTGTTCTTACCGGCATCCAGCAGATCTTTCGCATCCACCGTGTCATAAGAAATCACACCGCCCATTGCGCCGCTGCCGTACAGCAGGGCTGACGGGCCGCGTACCACTTCGATACGTTTGATCAGCGCGGGGTCGAGGAAGGTACTGTTCAGGTGGCCGGTATCGGTGCCCTGGCGCACGCCATCCACCAGAATCAATACGCCACGGCGGTCATACCCGCGCAGATTGACGTCCTGGCCGTTAGTGCGACCGGTACCGTCCAGCGTAATGCCCGGCACGTTGCGCAGCAGATCGGCGGCGGAGCTGGCGGTTTGTTTTTCAGGGGCGGTGGCGTCGATCACGCTCACCATCATCGGCGCTTCAAAGGCGCTGCGGGCGTTGCCCGTGGCGGTGACGGTGATGTCTTCTGAGGCCGCAGTGGCCGCTATCGCCGCGCCCGGCAGGGCACTGATAACAGCCAGCGCCAGCAGCGATGGGCGCAAAGACGCGGAATGCAGGTATGGCATAGCAACTCTCCATTTGGAAATCGAAAGCGCTGGCTGCCTGGGGATCACCTGGGTGGCTGGCGAATTTTATCGGTATTGTTTATTTAGTGAGAATCAGTTTTCCGGCATGGGTCTGGCGCAGCAGGTAGTGCTGGCCGTCATGCTCAATAATGACCCGCCCCTCATCGCCGAGCAGCGTTTTGCTGTCAATGCGACGTTCAGTGGGGGCAGGTTTTGGCTGTGTGCGGTCTTGTTCGAGCGTTGCCGTGCTGTTATTGATGCGTGACATAGTGTTTAAAAATAACAATCAATGTAACAATGATAATCATTATCAACAAAGTGAAATTTTACGGCAAGCGTTTTTGTGAAAAATTTGTGACGAGATCAATTTCCGTGAATTTTCAGAAGGTTTTGTAGGTCGGGTAAGCGAAGCGCCACCCGACGCAGGCGGCAGGATTTTGTAGGCTGGAGGCTCAGGGGACAGGGTTTTGTAGGTCGGGTAAGCGCAGCGCCACCCGACACCAGGGGCAGGAATACTAGAACCGGGTTCCCACAGCCGCCGCCAGTTTTTCCAGCAGCAACTCACTATCTTCCCAGCTCAGACACGGATCGGTAATTGACTGACCATACGTAATCGGCTGTCCGGCGACCACTTTCTGCGTGCCTTCTTTCAGGAAGCTCTCCGCCATGATTCCGGCGACTGCCGTTGAACCACTGCGGATCTGCTGGCAAATCTCATCGCACACGTCCAGCTGACGGCGGTGCTGTTTCTGGCAGTTACCGTGGCTGAAATCGACCACCAGATGTTCCGGCAGATCAAACTCGTGCAGCGTGTCGCACGCCGCCGCAATATCTTCTGCGTGGTAGTTCGGCTTTTTACCGCCGCGCATAATGATATGCCCGTAAGGGTTGCCGCTGGTCTGGTAGATGGTCATCTGGCCGTTTTTATCCGGCGAGAGGAACATATGGCTGGCGCGCGAGGCGCGAATTGCATCCACCGCAATGTGCGTATTACCGTCGGTACCATTCTTAAAGCCCACCGGACACGAGAGCGCAGAGGCCATCTCGCGGTGGATCTGGCTTTCAGTTGTACGTGCACCGATTGCCCCCCAACTGATGAGATCGGCGATAAACTGCCCGGTCACCATATCGAGAAACTCGGTGGCGGTCGGCACGCCCAGCTCGTTAACCTGCAGGAGCAGTTTGCGCGCCAGCTCAATACCGTGGTTCACACGGTAGCTGCCGTTGAGGTCAGGATCGGAGATAAGTCCTTTCCAGCCCACCACGGTACGCGGCTTTTCAAAATAGGTGCGCATCACGATTTCAAGGCGATCCTGATGTTTATCACGCAGCACTTTCAGGCGCTGCGCGTAATCCATTGCGGCATCGAGATCGTGAATAGAGCAGGGGCCAATAATCACCAGTAAACGGCGATCTTCACCATTAAGGATTTTTTCAATGCGTCGACGTGACGCTGTCACGTGTTCCGCAACGCTTGCAGAGACCGGGTGGCGCAGCGCCAGTTCGGCGGGAGTCACCAGACTTTCGATACGCGCAGTGCGAAGTTCGTCAGTTTTGTTCATGGAAGTTCTCAGAATTTTTTGCTTCATCGGCAGACTACCGGGAAGTGATGGGCATCACCTTAAACCAATCCCTGCTGATTTCAAGTTCGGGGCAAACCCGCCCCGAGAGTGGACGCAATGATAACTGAAAATAAACTATCGTACTAGCATATTAGTACATGCGGCGATTCAGTCCCATGATGTCGAGGATTTTTGTGGCGATCTCTTCTACCGAATAGTTGGTGCTATTCAGCCACGGAATCTGATTCTTGCGATACAGGGCTTCCACTTCTGATACTTCCATACGGCACTGGCGCATCGAGGCATAGCGGCTGTTTTCGCGACGCTCCTCGCGAATGGCGGCCAGACGCTCTGGATTAATCGTCAATCCAAACAGCTTATGTTGCAGTGGTTTCAGAGCGGCAGGCAGCACAAGGTTATCCATATCATCAGCAATAAACGGATAGTTTGCCGCGCGGATACCAAACTGGAGAGCAAGATAGAGACTGGTCGGCGTTTTACCGCAACGCGACACGCCCAGCAAAATCACCTGCGCCTGATCGAGATTGCGCATCGAAATGCCATCGTCGTGGGCGAGGGTGTAATCGATGGCGGCGATGCGTGCATCGTACTTCACCAGATTGCCGGGGTTCAGACCGTGAGTACGATGGGCGATCGGCGTCGGGTCGAGCTTGAGCTCGCCCTGTAACGGGGCCACCAGGGCCTGCACGATATCCTGACAAAAACCTTCACTCTGCAAAATAATGGTACGAATTTCGGGGATAACGATGGAATAGAAGACTAACGGACGCACACCGGTTTGCTGGAAAATTGCATCAATTTGCTCTTTCACCGCCTTTGCCCGGCTCTCGTTTTCAACAAACGGCAGCGTGATGCTGTTAATCGCAACGGGGAATTGCGACATCACCGCATGCCCCAGCACCTCGGCGGTGATCGCCGTACCATCAGAAATATAAAAAACATGGCGATCCACAGCATTATCCATTTTATCCACCCTGAATAGCGTACGTAATTGCCTGAAAGCATAAATTAAAAAAGTAAAATACACAGCAAAGAACTTGTCTGAATTATAAATGAAATGGTGTTTTTGATTTTACTGAAAAGTGGATTTCATTTTTAAAATAGACGCTTGGTTTTAAGGGTTTTTGTACGAATCTATAGGAATCATCGGGTTAGCGCTTGATGGGAAAGTGTCCGAAAAACAGAAAAATAAAAGTGCTTACACGATTCACCGTTTTTTTGCGGGGAATAAATATGCCAGTATAAATACGAAGTCAGGCGTTACTTACTCCGTTTAAATATCACAAAAGGATTGTTTCGATGTCCAACAATGGCTCGTCACCGCTGGTGCTTTGGTATAACCAACTCGGCATGAATGATGTAGACAGAGTTGGAGGCAAAAATGCCTCCCTGGGTGAAATGATTACAAATCTGTCGGGTATGGGCGTTTCCGTACCGAACGGGTTTGCCACAACTGCCGACGCGTTTAACTATTTTTTAGACCAGAGCGGTGTTAACCAGCGCATTTACGACCTGCTGGACCAAACGGATATTGATGATATTGCCGCGCTGAACAAAGCCGGTGCACAAATCCGCCAGTGGATCATCGACACACCTTTCCAGCCGGAGCTGGAAAAAGCCATTCACGATGCTTATAACCAACTCTCCGCTGATGACGCGCAGGCCTCGTTCGCCGTGCGTTCCTCTGCCACCGCAGAAGACATGCCGGACGCCTCTTTTGCCGGACAGCAGGAAACCTTCCTGAACGTTCAGGGCTATGACGCGGTGCTGGTGGCGGTGAAGCATGTGTTTGCCTCACTGTTTAACGACCGCGCGATCTCCTATCGCGTGCATCAGGGCTATGACCACCGTGGCGTGGCGCTCTCTGCGGGCGTGCAGCGTATGGTGCGCTCGGACATCGGCTCATCCGGCGTGATGTTCTCTATCGATACCGAATCCGGCTTCGACCAGGTGGTGTTTATCACTTCCGCCTGGGGTCTGGGCGAAATGGTGGTGCAAGGCGCGGTCAACCCAGATGAATTCTACGTACACAAACCGACGCTGGCGGCTAACCGTCCGTCGATCGTGCGCCGCACAATGGGTTCCAAAAAAATCCGCATGATCTACGCCCCCAGCCAGGAACATGGCAAACAGGTGAAAATCGAAGACGTGCCGCAGGAGCAGCGCGATCGCTTCTCGCTGACCGATGCGGAAGTTCAGGAACTGGCGAAACAGGCCGTTCAGATTGAGAAACATTACGCTCGTCCGATGGATATCGAATGGGCGAAAGACGGCCACACCGGCAAATTGTTTATCGTGCAGGCTCGTCCTGAAACCGTGCGTTCGCGCGGCCAGGTGATGGAGCGTTACACCCTACATGCGCAAGGCAAAATCGTTGCTGAAGGGCGCGCGATTGGTCATCGTATCGGTGCCGGTCCGGTGAAAGTGATCCACGACATCAGCGAGATGGACCGTATTCAGCCTGGCGACGTGCTGGTGACGGACATGACCGACCCGGACTGGGAACCGATCATGAAGAAAGCGGCGGCCATCGTCACTAACCGTGGTGGACGTACCTGCCACGCGGCGATCATCGCCCGTGAGCTGGGCATTCCGGCGGTTGTTGGCTGCGGCGACGCCACCGAGCGCATGAAAGACGGCGAGAAAGTCACCGTCTCCTGTGCCGAGGGCGATACCGGCTACGTTTACGCGGATATCCTCGACTTCAGCGTGAAAAGCTCCAGCGTCGACACCATGCCGGACCTGCCGCTGAAGATCATGATGAACGTCGGTAACCCGGATCGCGCGTTTGATTTCGCCTGTCTGCCG
Above is a window of Lelliottia jeotgali DNA encoding:
- a CDS encoding Phosphoenolpyruvate synthase — translated: MSNNGSSPLVLWYNQLGMNDVDRVGGKNASLGEMITNLSGMGVSVPNGFATTADAFNYFLDQSGVNQRIYDLLDQTDIDDIAALNKAGAQIRQWIIDTPFQPELEKAIHDAYNQLSADDAQASFAVRSSATAEDMPDASFAGQQETFLNVQGYDAVLVAVKHVFASLFNDRAISYRVHQGYDHRGVALSAGVQRMVRSDIGSSGVMFSIDTESGFDQVVFITSAWGLGEMVVQGAVNPDEFYVHKPTLAANRPSIVRRTMGSKKIRMIYAPSQEHGKQVKIEDVPQEQRDRFSLTDAEVQELAKQAVQIEKHYARPMDIEWAKDGHTGKLFIVQARPETVRSRGQVMERYTLHAQGKIVAEGRAIGHRIGAGPVKVIHDISEMDRIQPGDVLVTDMTDPDWEPIMKKAAAIVTNRGGRTCHAAIIARELGIPAVVGCGDATERMKDGEKVTVSCAEGDTGYVYADILDFSVKSSSVDTMPDLPLKIMMNVGNPDRAFDFACLPNEGVGLARLEFIINRMIGVHPRALLEFDDQTPQLQNEIREMMKGYDSPKEFYVGRLTEGIATLGAAFYPKRVIVRLSDFKSNEYANLVGGERYEPEEENPMLGFRGAGRYVADSFRDCFALECDAVKRVRNEMGLTNVEIMIPFVRTVDQAKAVVDELARQGLKRGENGLKIIMMCEIPSNALLAEQFLEHFDGFSIGSNDMTQLTLGLDRDSGVVSELFDERNEAVKALLSMSIRAAKKQGKYVGICGQGPSDHEDFAAWLMEEGIDSLSLNPDTVVQTWLSLAELNK